The following proteins are co-located in the Lepus europaeus isolate LE1 chromosome 15, mLepTim1.pri, whole genome shotgun sequence genome:
- the RPS23 gene encoding small ribosomal subunit protein uS12: MGKCRGLRTARKLRSHRRDQKWHDKQYKKAHLGTALKANPFGGASHAKGIVLEKVGVEAKQPNSAIRKCVRVQLIKNGKKITAFVPNDGCLNFIEENDEVLVAGFGRKGHAVGDIPGVRFKVVKVANVSLLALYKGKKERPRS, encoded by the exons ATGG GCAAGTGCCGTGGGCTCCGCACCGCCCGGAAGCTGCGCAGCCACCGGCGCGACCAGAAGTGGCACGACAAGCAGTACAAGAAGGCCCACCTGGGCACGGCGCTCAAGGCCAACCCCTTCGGAGGCGCCTCGCACGCCAAGGGCATCGTGCTGGAGAAAGT AGGGGTCGAGGCCAAGCAGCCCAACTCCGCCATCAGGAAGTGCGTCAGGGTCCAGCTGATCAAGAATGGCAAGAAGATCACGGCCTTCGTCCCCAACGACGGGTGCCTGAACTTCATCGAG GAAAACGATGAAGTTCTGGTTGCTGGATTTGGTCGGAAAGGCCATGCTGTCGGTGACATTCCCGGAGTCCGCTTTAAGGTTGTCAAAGTAGCCAATGTGTCCCTTCTGGCCTTATACAAAGGCAAGAAGGAAAGGCCAAGGTCATAA